In the genome of Kluyveromyces marxianus DMKU3-1042 DNA, complete genome, chromosome 1, one region contains:
- the LCB1 gene encoding serine C-palmitoyltransferase LCB1 has protein sequence MIDPQEVPEVLPNSIPVPSAIVSSASYIWFYFIKTFKLIPGAHYIIDYVKKSHQDDPYRTFVEALLMIYSIVYFLSKPKKKGAVDQPKLSEREIDNLIEEWQPEPIVMPDKRTEWRLAKIPVCEGSGPRNVVDITRDNGKEAYASVFNLCSFNFLQLTAHPSVMQVAKDTIKNYGVGSCGPAGFYGNEDVHYNLEYDLAAFFGTESSVLYGQDFCVSSSVIPAFTKRGDVIVADDKISLSSQNALQLSRSTVYYYKHNDMASLENLLHELDEAEKKEKLPAIPRKFIVTEGIFHRTGEIAPLPELVRLKNTYKYRLFVDETFSIGVLGRTGRGLAEYYNVSRASTIDITVGSLATAIGTTGGFVLGDSVMARHQRIGSNAYCFSASLPPYAVRTASAVLKLMDQDNSAVLKLQQLANNLHDWFQHDEQLNKIIEVTSHPDSSVLHFKLTDEERLARFNSTIESIFQESQYQQQHCISDHYVEAWEQEEKFLQQIVDVALEEGNVLISRDAVILKQETLPLAPNISICCNAAMDDVQLYEAFKVVKAAIVKVCA, from the coding sequence ATGATTGACCCTCAAGAAGTGCCTGAGGTGCTTCCCAACAGCATTCCGGTGCCCAGTGCGATTGTGAGCTCTGCTTCATACATTTGGTTCTACTTTATTAAGACGTTCAAGCTGATTCCAGGAGCACATTACATCATTGATTATGTGAAGAAATCGCACCAAGATGACCCATACAGGACGTTTGTGGAGGCACTATTGATGATCTACAGTATTGTGTACTTCCTCAGCAAgcccaagaagaagggagCTGTGGACCAGCCCAAGTTGAGCGAGCGTGAGATCGACAATTTGATCGAGGAATGGCAGCCTGAACCGATTGTGATGCCTGATAAGCGGACCGAGTGGAGGTTGGCGAAGATCCCAGTGTGTGAAGGTAGTGGGCCACGTAATGTGGTGGATATTACGCGTGACAATGGGAAAGAAGCGTATGCGTCGGTGTTTAACTTGTGTTCGTTCAACTTCCTCCAATTGACGGCACATCCATCGGTGATGCAAGTCGCCAAGGACACGATCAAGAACTACGGTGTCGGGTCGTGCGGTCCTGCTGGGTTCTACGGTAACGAGGACGTGCACTACAACTTGGAGTACGATCTAGCGGCGTTCTTTGGCACGGAAAGCTCCGTGCTCTACGGACAAGACTTTTGTGTGTCCTCGAGTGTCATTCCAGCATTCACGAAGCGTGGTGACGTAATTGTTGCTGACGATAAGATCTCATTGAGCTCGCAAAACGCGTTGCAATTGAGCAGATCCACGGTGTACTACTACAAGCACAACGACATGGCGTCGTTGGAGAATTTGTTGCACGAGTTGGACGAGGCcgagaagaaggagaagctTCCTGCGATCCCACGTAAGTTCATCGTCACGGAGGGGATTTTCCACCGTACCGGTGAGATCGCTCCATTGCCCGAGTTAGTCCGTTTGAAGAATACGTACAAGTACCGTTTGTTTGTGGACGAGACATTCTCGATCGGTGTATTGGGCCGCACGGGCCGTGGCCTTGCCGAGTACTACAACGTGAGCCGTGCCTCGACAATCGACATCACCGTGGGGTCGCTTGCTACCGCGATTGGTACCACAGGTGGGTTCGTACTGGGAGACAGCGTGATGGCCCGCCACCAGCGTATCGGCTCGAATGCATACTGTTTCTCTGCGTCGCTACCACCTTACGCGGTGCGCACCGCGTCCGCGGTGCTCAAACTAATGGACCAGGACAACTCTGCGGTGCTGAAACTACAACAGCTAGCCAACAACCTACACGACTGGTTCCAGCACGACGAGCAGCTAAACAAAATCATCGAGGTAACGTCGCATCCGGACTCGAGCGTGCTACATTTCAAGCTCACGGACGAAGAACGTCTTGCCAGATTCAACTCCACCATCGAGTCCATCTTCCAGGAGTCCCAgtaccaacagcaacacTGCATTTCGGACCACTACGTTGAGGCCTGGGAACAAGAGGAGAAGTTCCTACAGCAGATTGTCGACGTTGCGCTCGAAGAGGGCAACGTCTTGATCTCAAGAGATGCCGTAATTCTAAAGCAGGAAACGCTACCGCTTGCCCCCAACATCAGCATATGCTGCAACGCAGCCATGGACGACGTCCAGCTCTACGAGGCCTTCAAAGTCGTCAAGGCTGCCATCGTCAAGGTGTGTGCATAG
- the PRC1 gene encoding carboxypeptidase C PRC1, whose product MRGSGVLQALAVASCASYASAFTVQDKLHGQTVLDKAVDALGLDASELLRSLPGHLKTAWNEMGMLYPQEASQLEFVSKPKGKIVKHDKWDHVVRPESFVSTASVNNDNVGNYQLRVKKIKDPKVLGVDPDVKQYSGYLDVEDEDKHFFYWFFESRNDPKNDPVILWLNGGPGCSSLTGLFFELGPSSIGEEVKPIYNPHSWNSNASVIFLDQPVNVGYSYSSSEGVSNTVAAGKDVYAFLQLFFQQFPEYASGQDFHIAGESYAGHYIPVFATEILSHPQEERSFNLTSVLIGNGLTDPLSQYPEYEPMACGQGGEPSVLDEEQCENMLETLPRCLNLIQSCYEYESVWSCVPASIYCNNAQMGPYQNTGKNVYDIRKECKGNLCYDEMKYMDEYLNLDYVKEAVGAEVDNYESCNFDINRNFLFAGDWMKPYHKHVAELLDQDLPVLIYAGDKDFICNWLGNKAWTDVLPYKDAEEFAKQPVKKWVTSVGEHAGTVKNFDKFTFLRVYGAGHMVPFDQPENSLEMVNDWVNGKFDFKH is encoded by the coding sequence ATGAGAGGCTCTGGTGTTTTGCAGGCCCTAGCGGTAGCTAGCTGCGCTAGCTACGCTTCTGCGTTTACTGTGCAGGATAAGTTGCACGGACAAACTGTGTTGGACAAGGCGGTTGATGCGTTGGGATTGGACGCGTCTGAGCTTTTGAGGTCGCTTCCGGGCCATTTAAAGACGGCTTGGAACGAAATGGGTATGTTGTATCCTCAGGAAGCCAGCCAGTTGGAGTTTGTTTCCAAGCCCAAGGGGAAGATTGTCAAGCACGACAAGTGGGACCATGTTGTGAGGCCAGAGAGCTTTGTGTCTACGGCTAGCGTCAACAACGACAACGTCGGGAACTACCAGTTGCGtgtgaagaagatcaaggaCCCTAAGGTGCTTGGCGTGGACCCCGACGTGAAGCAGTACTCTGGTTACTTGGACGTTGAAGACGAGGACAAGCACTTCTTCTACTGGTTCTTTGAGTCCAGAAACGACCCCAAGAACGACCCTGTTATCTTGTGGTTGAACGGTGGGCCAGGGTGTTCCTCTTTGACTGGTTTGTTCTTCGAATTGGGTCCATCTTCCATTGGCGAAGAGGTGAAGCCAATTTACAACCCACACTCTTGGAACAGCAACGCTTCCGTTATCTTCTTGGACCAGCCAGTCAACGTTGGTTACTCTTACTCTTCATCAGAAGGTGTCTCAAACACTGTTGCTGCAGGTAAGGACGTGTATGCGTTCTTGCAATTGTTCTTCCAGCAATTCCCCGAGTACGCCTCTGGCCAAGATTTCCACATTGCTGGTGAATCTTATGCGGGCCACTACATCCCTGTGTTTGCTACAGAGATTTTGTCGCACCCACAAGAGGAACGTTCTTTCAACTTGACCTCTGTTTTGATCGGTAACGGTTTGACCGACCCCTTGAGCCAGTACCCTGAGTACGAGCCTATGGCTTGTGGTCAAGGTGGTGAGCCATCTGTGTTGGACGAGGAGCAATGTGAAAACATGTTGGAAACGCTACCCAGATGTCTAAACTTGATTCAATCTTGCTACGAATACGAATCTGTTTGGTCATGTGTGCCAGCCTCCATCTACTGTAACAACGCTCAAATGGGTCCATACCAAAACACAGGTAAGAACGTGTACGACATCCGTAAGGAGTGCAAGGGCAACCTATGCTACGACGAGATGAAATACATGGACGAGTACTTGAACCTGGACTACGTCAAGGAGGCCGTGGGTGCCGAAGTCGACAACTACGAGTCCTGTAACTTCGACATCAACAGAAACTTCTTGTTTGCCGGTGACTGGATGAAGCCATACCACAAGCACGTTGCCGAATTGTTGGACCAAGACTTGCCTGTTCTAATCTACGCTGGTGACAAGGATTTCATCTGCAACTGGTTGGGTAACAAGGCATGGACCGATGTGCTTCCATACAAGGATGCCGAAGAGTTTGCCAAGCAACCAGTCAAGAAGTGGGTCACCTCTGTCGGTGAGCACGCTGGTACCGTCAAGAATTTCGACAAGTTCACCTTCTTGAGAGTGTACGGTGCTGGCCACATGGTGCCATTCGACCAACCAGAGAACTCCTTGGAGATGGTCAACGACTGGGTCAACGGCAAGTTTGACTTCAAGCACTAG
- the LIP1 gene encoding sphingosine N-acyltransferase subunit LIP1 → MAKEKYVPQNRVFILLQYIACALALVAAVEYFKYKTRISYEWFHCTPQFAPLGSNSHSSSSSAQKLWAVGGPSCDKRGELKTIMKRITMDYDPNEEPVRFCIVENHQIPSIHYPVENGNKGEAGYVSYVGYERDAAAVEEACASHEATVFNL, encoded by the coding sequence ATGGCTAAAGAAAAGTACGTGCCTCAAAACAGAGTGTTTATTCTTCTACAGTACATCGCTTGTGCTTTGGCACtagttgctgctgttgaatACTTCAAATACAAGACCAGAATCTCATACGAATGGTTCCATTGTACTCCACAGTTTGCTCCATTGGGAAGCAACAGTCACAGTTCCTCATCGTCTGCTCAAAAGCTATGGGCTGTAGGTGGACCTTCATGCGATAAGAGAGGTGAATTGAAGACTATCATGAAGCGTATCACAATGGATTACGATCCCAATGAGGAGCCAGTGCGGTTCTGCATTGTGGAAAACCACCAGATCCCATCTATCCACTACCCTGTTGAGAACGGGAACAAGGGTGAGGCGGGCTATGTGTCCTATGTAGGGTACGAGCGTGACGCTGCGGCTGTCGAGGAAGCGTGTGCATCGCACGAGGCTACGGTGTTTAACTTGTGA
- the TAF1 gene encoding histone acetyltransferase — MPRGAGSSGGKKQAKAKKDLSHEDEAYNALFSGEFGALEIANYTSADGKQDETEHLPNAIDFEDEDELADEELPEEEEPSNRNGAGSHVVEGSFQRSLSGEDEYMTLIGHGDVIQDDGEPVFDVQGNNALFMESTYQSFGPEQHQFNEYDEQHRIQMEEQRRREEEENAKEEELLFQSYFPELKPGRVLRMTKIAPKPLAHYQWQRELYLRNRVLKPLIPLKIQFQVQKDTRKLFKTRTKSSKPWQGSLTELTERPRRNVVKVSLDEIYPEDSVDSKRDYHDEVIPEDLLIVADEWDYEKIVDDRDTADAKGDNSSDGDKKSVVTVENTLEETGKDWEWNEDDIINGKMITKEPPIDMNDEQLLILPNDSQDSAIETTSKVSKKPLIPYNEKSLLAKFNISNDETYKILKKNYQTKIRSTISNLNIEHSQPATRLQSPFYKVFLPKEQLRHFHRNHFGKRIRPGTNIVFSKIKTRKRKKDRGKDVHEIFQHSSDLTVGDSAQVFLMEFSEQQPIALSKFGMANKLINYYRKTDENDTSRPKLPVGETHVLGVQDKSPFWNFGFVSPGNIVPTLYNNMIRAPVFKHEVSKTDFLLVKSTGNGSGNRFYLRQINHLFTVGQTFPVVEVPGPNSRKVTAMGKNRLRMVVYRILNKSPEHRLLVKQVARHFPEQNDMQNRQRLKEFMKYQREGDDQGFWKLKEGEVLLDNENVKKMITPEDVSLVESMYYGQQFQEDIDFYNFEEKAKELEENLIFWNATKNFLNATQMRAMIQIHGAGDPTGCGEGFSFLKTSMKGGFVKSGSKDQPHIAGGHSYNVAQQQKAYEEEISRTWYHQAKSLSIQNPFEEMDDPDIVNESNKNVPSTRPDEKVLRIVRKKRDSNGIIQRQTVIIRDPRVIQGYLRAYEKRREEAERNLGLEELINDNINIVGGENEEERQLKQKKLLEEQLAKLEKSKERRQARKAAREKTKDGKVTKAKNTTRRCATCGAIGHIRTNKSCPMYNGGVAANAAAAAQSGSTSSLEASSTTPGPGPSSGPGSGPDPASSMPASLPIKNDPEL; from the coding sequence ATGCCTCGAGGAGCAGGAAGCAGCGGCGGCAAGAAGCAAGCAAAGGCGAAGAAGGATTTAAGTCATGAAGATGAAGCGTATAATGCATTGTTTTCTGGAGAGTTTGGGGCATTAGAGATTGCGAATTATACTAGTGCAGACGGGAAGCAAGATGAGACGGAACATCTGCCGAATGCCATTGATTttgaggatgaagatgaattaGCAGATGAGGAATTGCCCGAAGAAGAGGAGCCTTCGAATCGAAATGGGGCCGGTAGCCATGTAGTTGAAGGGTCATTCCAGCGGAGTTTATCAGGGGAAGACGAGTATATGACGCTGATAGGGCATGGAGACGTGATACAGGACGATGGTGAGCCAGTTTTCGATGTTCAGGGCAATAATGCACTTTTCATGGAGAGTACATACCAGTCGTTTGGGCCTGAACAGCACCAGTTCAACGAATATGACGAGCAGCATCGGATTCAGATGGAGGAGCAGCGGAGAAGagaggaggaggagaatgcaaaagaagaagaattgttGTTCCAGTCGTATTTCCCGGAACTCAAGCCTGGACGTGTATTGCGAATGACAAAGATTGCTCCTAAACCGCTAGCCCATTATCAGTGGCAACGAGAACTTTATCTTCGTAATAGGGTATTAAAGCCACTGATACCACTAAAAATACAGTTTCAAGTGCAAAAGGATACTAGGAAGCTTTTCAAGACGAGGACTAAATCGTCGAAGCCATGGCAGGGTTCGCTTACAGAGCTTACAGAGAGGCCGAGAAGGAACGTGGTCAAAGTATCCCTTGACGAAATATATCCAGAGGACTCAGTAGATAGTAAAAGAGACTACCACGACGAAGTGATACCGGAGGATCTTTTGATTGTGGCTGATGAATGGGATTATGAAAAAATTGTAGACGACAGAGACACCGCAGATGCTAAAGGTGACAACAGTAGTGATGGCGACAAAAAGTCAGTTGTCACTGTAGAAAATACTCTTGAAGAGACGGGCAAGGACTGGGAGTGgaatgaagatgatattatAAATGGTAAAATGATAACTAAAGAACCGCCTATAGATATGAATGATGAACAGTTGCTCATCTTACCTAACGATAGCCAGGATTCTGCCATTGAGACAACTTCCAAGGTCTCGAAAAAACCATTGATACCATACAACGAAAAATCTCTTCTAGCCAAGTTCAATATATCGAACGACGAGACATacaagattttgaagaagaattacCAAACGAAAATCAGATCTACCATCTCAAACTTAAACATCGAACATTCTCAACCTGCGACACGGTTACAATCTCCATTCTACAAAGTGTTTCTACCTAAAGAGCAACTAAGACACTTCCACAGAAATCACTTTGGTAAACGTATCAGACCGGGGACCAACATCGTGTTCAGTAAGATTAAAACCCGtaagagaaagaaggataGGGGTAAGGATGTTCACGAGATTTTCCAGCACTCTTCAGACTTAACGGTTGGTGATAGTGCTCAAGTATTCTTGATGGAATTCAGCGAGCAACAACCAATTGCATTATCCAAATTTGGTATGGCAAACAAACTAATCAACTACTATAGGAAGACAGACGAGAATGACACGTCAAGGCCGAAGTTACCAGTTGGTGAAACTCATGTTCTTGGTGTACAGGATAAATCACCATTCTGGAATTTCGGGTTCGTGAGTCCCGGTAACATTGTTCCAACGTTGTACAACAATATGATTAGAGCGCCTGTATTCAAGCATGAGGTATCAAAGACTGATTTTCTCTTGGTGAAAAGTACCGGTAACGGATCCGGAAACAGGTTCTATCTACGTCAAATCAATCACCTGTTCACCGTGGGTCAAACGTTCCCTGTTGTTGAAGTCCCTGGTCCCAATTCGAGAAAAGTCACTGCGATGGGTAAGAACAGGTTACGTATGGTAGTGTACCGTATTCTAAACAAATCTCCAGAACACAGGTTGCTTGTGAAGCAAGTTGCACGCCATTTCCCAGAACAGAATGACATGCAAAATAGACAAAGGCTTAAGGAATTCATGAAGTACCAGCGTGAGGGTGACGACCAGGGGTTCTGGAAGTTGAAGGAAGGTGAAGTGCTCTTGGATAATGAAAAcgtgaagaagatgatcaCGCCGGAGGACGTATCACTTGTGGAGTCGATGTACTACGGCCAGCAATTCCAAGAGGATATTGATTTCTACaactttgaagagaagGCTAAAGAGCTAGAAGAGAATTTAATATTCTGGAATGCTACAAAGAACTTTTTAAACGCAACCCAAATGAGAGCGATGATTCAAATTCACGGTGCTGGTGACCCAACCGGGTGTGGCGAAGGTTTCTCGTTCTTGAAGACGTCTATGAAGGGTGGGTTCGTGAAATCGGGCTCCAAGGATCAGCCGCACATTGCTGGTGGCCATAGTTATAACGTTgcacaacaacaaaaggCATACGAGGAAGAAATTAGCAGGACGTGGTACCACCAGGCGAAGTCGCTAAGCATCCAGAACCCATTCGAAGAGATGGACGATCCTGATATCGTGAACGAAAGCAACAAGAACGTCCCATCCACAAGACCGGACGAAAAAGTGTTGCGCATCGtcaggaagaagagagacaGCAACGGTATCATCCAACGGCAAACGGTCATAATCCGGGACCCTAGAGTCATACAGGGGTACCTACGAGCCTACGAAAAGAGACGCGAGGAAGCCGAGCGCAACTTGGGTCTCGAAGAACTAATCAACGACAACATAAACATTGTCGGTGGTGAAAACGAGGAAGAAAGACAGttgaagcaaaagaaactCTTGGAGGAGCAATTGGCGAAGCTTGAGAAGTCTAAGGAAAGAAGACAGGCGCGTAAAGCTGCTAGGGAAAAGACCAAGGACGGCAAGGTCACCAAGGCGAAGAACACCACTAGAAGATGTGCCACCTGTGGTGCCATTGGCCACATCAGAACCAACAAGTCCTGTCCCATGTACAACGGAGGGGTTGCAGCcaatgctgctgctgccgcaCAAAGCGGCAGCACTTCCTCTCTCGAGGCCTCATCGACCACcccaggcccaggcccaAGCTCCGGTCCAGGCTCCGGCCCAGACCCAGCATCATCAATGCCAGCCTCGCTCCCAATCAAAAACGATCCAGAGTTGTAG
- the RTT102 gene encoding Rtt102p-like transcription regulator family protein, whose translation MSLISKANRLGGFSSDVKHWEYEWTSTAKQNENGTDDKVKYKFKEWVKQENAVVDMEEDDSDVLNLDEFDRTKIAKKHVRTQENGGPESLSINDIRGAVGGSDIPGFSSSDAKKEAEAKQEAKSETKEESKEESKEESKEESKEESKEEPKDESTKEESTKEESKDEPTKDEEGDVNME comes from the coding sequence ATGTCATTAATAAGTAAAGCGAATCGTCTTGGAGGGTTCTCAAGCGATGTGAAGCATTGGGAGTACGAATGGACGTCTACAGCTAAGCAAAATGAGAATGGAACGGATGATAAGGTAAAATACAAGTTCAAGGAATGGGTGAAACAGGAGAATGCTGTTGTAGATATGGAAGAAGACGATTCTGACGTGTTGAACTTGGATGAATTCGATAGAACGAAGATAGCGAAGAAACATGTCCGCACACAGGAGAACGGGGGGCCAGAATCGCTATCTATCAACGATATACGAGGGGCTGTTGGGGGTTCTGACATTCCTGGGTTCTCTAGCTCGGACGCGAAGAAGGAAGCGGAGGCTAAGCAAGAGGCCAAATCTGAGACAAAGGAGGAATCAAAAGAGGAATCAAAAGAGGAATCAAAAGAGGAATCAAAAGAGgaatcaaaagaagaaccaaaggaTGAATCTACCAAGGAGGAATCTACCAAGGAGGAATCGAAAGATGAGCCCACCaaggatgaagaaggtgatgTTAATATGGAGTAG
- the RNH70 gene encoding Rnh70p has protein sequence MSNSVSSSPKSAVLVSPGKNAEISHGITTESLAAAPSPTVDTKNNIINNSNSNNNSLSVRSRVERLSICEGTETKDEILSKLHPPSSSSSRDSVSFTDGKEDDEITDINNTQSGSKRRRRRSSAVQSSSSLDNLKRDNLSTSSLAVPKKKKKSTKSVNIVLEKLSKPLSIKDLRDLVLFAFRDTNNAPSWLQIDNRSALQKIIVLFVPGLLPEDFSKDAEHKEKLTSFADNLETLTGSHTLPPTLFSNPEAQWYNLPLCAPGSKNSLFSAYNSFVNVGLNKKEKEKKRAQLSKKKVVMDDLLMTVDNLIENDYPIHLETPGLSDEFKETLQENYSKPEYKDWVNTKSFEHEAPHTFAIDCEMCLSDNGPVLTRCSVVDFNEKLIYDKLVKPDVPIIDYLTRYSGITEEKLRDVTTTLKDVQEDLLKIISTDDVLIGHSLQSDLNVLKVRHTRIVDTAIIYEHKAGPPFKPGLKYLASEHLNIDIQKDTGLGHDSYEDAKTCLELTKLKIQNGLAFGLGINTENLFHRLSRSGVSSMILNDSASRQSKVLKSDSSNELHVRCKDDQMIVDEICEHIEEHNFFVGRLRELEFARQFATCNNPDTKIAESPEIAIHNLKERFTKIYEHLPPSSMLLVCSGTGDTREWIKIMGELNKLDKDVRFSEKAKREEEIQQSVKTARDAISFMTVKAMKPKQLQPPQQQPSNENGIN, from the coding sequence ATGTCTAACAGTGTATCCAGTTCGCCAAAGTCTGCAGTTTTAGTCTCGCCTGGCAAGAATGCAGAGATTAGTCATGGAATAACGACCGAGTCACTGGCTGCGGCCCCATCGCCTACGGTTGATaccaaaaacaacatcatcaacaacagcaacagcaacaacaattcACTGTCAGTTCGCTCTAGAGTGGAAAGACTAAGTATATGTGAGGGCACGGAAACGAAAGATGAGATTTTGAGCAAACTTCACCCGCCTAGCTCTAGTAGCAGTAGGGATAGTGTTAGCTTTACTGATgggaaagaagatgacgaaatAACAGATATCAATAATACCCAAAGtggatcaaaaagaaggagaagaaggtcTAGTGCTGTTCAAAGCTCTTCATCGCTAGATAATTTGAAACGTGACAATTTGAGCACTTCGTCCCTTGCtgttccaaagaagaagaaaaagtcaACGAAATCAGTCAACATCGTGTTAGAGAAACTATCAAAGCCTCTATCTATAAAAGACCTAAGAGACCTTGTACTCTTCGCATTCAGAGACACAAACAATGCTCCTAGCTGGTTACAAATTGATAATAGGTCTGCTTTACAAAAGATAATAGTTCTTTTCGTTCCAGGGTTATTACCTGAGgatttttcaaaagatgCAGAGCATAAAGAAAAACTCACTAGTTTTGCAGACAATTTGGAGACTCTAACGGGCAGTCATACACTTCCACCGACTCTATTTTCGAATCCAGAAGCGCAGTGGTATAATTTACCTCTATGTGCACCAGGGTCAAAGAACTCCCTATTTTCTGCTTATAACTCTTTTGTTAATGTTGGGTTAAataagaaggaaaaggaaaagaagcGGGCACAATTatctaagaagaaagttGTCATGGATGATCTACTAATGACTGTGGATAACTTAATCGAAAATGACTATCCTATTCATTTGGAAACTCCTGGTTTATCAGACGAATTCAAGGAAACCTTGCAAGAAAATTACTCAAAACCAGAATATAAGGATTGGGTGAACACCAAATCTTTTGAACACGAAGCACCACACACATTTGCAATTGATTGTGAAATGTGTTTATCGGATAACGGTCCAGTGTTAACTCGTTGCAGTGTCGTGGATTTCAACGAAAAATTGATTTATGACAAGTTAGTGAAACCAGACGTCCCAATCATCGATTATCTAACAAGATATAGTGGTattacagaagaaaagttaaGGGACGTCACGACAACTTTGAAGGATGTTCAAGAAGACctattgaaaataataagCACTGATGACGTATTAATAGGTCATTCGTTACAGTCTGACCTTAATGTGCTAAAGGTAAGACATACTAGGATTGTTGACACAGCTATAATCTACGAGCACAAAGCAGGTCCACCGTTTAAACCAGGACTTAAATATTTGGCTTCAGAGCATTTGaatattgatattcaaAAGGATACGGGTCTCGGGCATGATTCGTACGAAGATGCTAAGACGTGTTTAGAATTGACAAAGTTGAAGATTCAAAATGGATTAGCATTTGGGCTTGGTATCAATACCGAAAACCTTTTCCATAGACTATCACGGAGTGGAGTATCCTCCATGATATTGAATGACTCTGCATCAAGGCAAAGTAAAGTCCTTAAATCGGACAGCAGCAATGAGCTACATGTTAGGTGCAAAGATGATCAAATGATTGTCGATGAAATATGTGAACACATCGAGGAGCATAACTTCTTTGTAGGAAGACTTAGAGAGTTAGAATTCGCACGCCAGTTTGCAACTTGTAACAATCCGGACACCAAGATTGCGGAATCTCCAGAGATAGCAATACATAATTTGAAGGAGAGGTTCACAAAGATATATGAACACTTACCACCATCTTCAATGCTTCTTGTATGCTCTGGTACTGGTGATACTAGGGAATGGATTAAAATCATGGGTGAGTTGAACAAACTTGATAAGGATGTTAGATTCTCGGAAAAAGCCAAACGTGAGGAGGAAATACAACAATCTGTTAAGACTGCTCGCGATGCTATAAGTTTCATGACCGTTAAAGCAATGAAGCCTAAGCAACTACAGCCACCACAGCAACAACCATCTAATGAAAACGGGATCAACTAA
- the DYN3 gene encoding dynein light intermediate chain — MTREEPSWEVFLKDLKQQCEDNNGSKTISVIVFCEEEDTLKQFFKYIDAIDESSNSNLLQEVPVVLSPIGYYTKEITTDQGWQVELNISCMPPPWKTTSIDLIPLLLKSEDPKSSMCFILLVDWVKEDQSYWLEDMNELFTKCNQIQPDVSKHNSLMMINSDYCKHLETTHARWSASTVDFMHQSLRIMALNLGLSVYSDKNDSVLATKSAAGIPLTGEERKELSDLVHLESLNIIQGSDSLSKISMIDESFPTSAYSKDLDKLRQDYANTIPQMKTRDNKATVETSDTQESVAIPDVQEQLEHLYNLQKKQSSTKRLQQHQQQQLDSHQSVIQETITTAIMNGGKHDYNNEALEAATISPGEDDDALDSLVDNIVQRHQIS, encoded by the coding sequence ATGACGCGCGAAGAGCCTTCTTGGGAAGTGTTTTTGAAGGATTTGAAGCAACAATGTGAAGATAATAATGGATCTAAGACTATCAGCGTCATTGTTTTCtgtgaagaagaggatactttgaaacaattcttcaagtacATCGATGCGATAGATGAAAGTTCGAATTCAAACTTGCTCCAAGAAGTTCCAGTGGTGTTATCGCCGATAGGTTATTATACAAAAGAGATTACTACGGATCAGGGATGGCAAGTGGAACTCAATATATCATGCATGCCTCCACCTTGGAAAACAACTTCTATTGACCTAATACCGCTACTTCTAAAAAGTGAAGATCCCAAAAGTAGTATGTGCTTCATCCTGTTGGTAGACTGGGTCAAAGAGGATCAATCGTATTGGTTAGAAGATATGAATGAATTATTCACCAAGTGCAATCAAATTCAGCCCGATGTAAGCAAACACAActcattgatgatgattaatAGCGACTACTGCAAACACTTAGAGACCACTCATGCAAGATGGTCTGCTAGTACTGTTGATTTCATGCACCAAAGCTTAAGAATCATGGCTCTGAACCTTGGACTCAGCGTATACTCCGACAAAAATGATAGTGTTTTGGCCACTAAAAGCGCTGCAGGAATTCCACTTACGGGGGAGGAGCGCAAAGAGCTCAGCGATCTAGTACATTTGGAGAGCTTAAACATAATACAAGGCTCTGATTCCCTGAGCAAAATCTCTATGATTGACGAGAGCTTCCCAACATCGGCTTATAGTAAAGATTTGGATAAGTTGAGACAAGACTATGCTAATACAATACCacaaatgaaaacaagagATAACAAGGCCACAGTTGAAACCTCAGACACTCAAGAATCGGTTGCAATTCCCGACGTCCAAGAACAACTGGAGCATCTATATAAtttacaaaagaagcaatCTTCCACCAAGAGAttacaacaacaccaacagcagcagttAGATTCTCACCAGAGCGTAATACAGGAAACAATCACCACTGCCATTATGAATGGTGGCAAACATGACTATAATAACGAGGCGTTAGAAGCTGCTACGATCTCTCCTGgtgaagacgatgatgCACTTGATTCTTTAGTCGACAATATCGTACAAAGGCATCAGATATCTTAG